A window of Oncorhynchus kisutch isolate 150728-3 linkage group LG10, Okis_V2, whole genome shotgun sequence contains these coding sequences:
- the LOC109898522 gene encoding zinc finger CCCH domain-containing protein 7B, whose product MDMDRQKRQEGIQNALGFIQSSLPYPKPEGYKGFLTQLVCDLLDEGNAMFREGEWQQAIKDFSEGVNVAHYAQAESLEIPSALLESLYFNRAAAYHSMGEYEQGVQDCDSALALCKDSCRALYRKALCLRELGRFREAYNCSTGCLLTTPNDKHVYELAQELANKLGLKIRKAYISTQESAKSEKSNGNSAHFAGEMYGSGLDSLSDISSVGISCKPLSTAIPVSDESSPSGPLVYSKLLGSPVQGPRRLPISVPESENLGDSELMGDDLDSLLDCIPPQRAFPIILPSSACVPIQLPFPSRLPAPSPRLPPAFFNSAISQLNSLDTFPGMGGGDALGALKSLDGLDALDSLDTLNNLDTLSGLGGGDAPAPTTALYSLDALDALDSFYPLGGAIAAKPVVVGGGGLDSLSEFNLPGARISHNVLSATRSPKKSNHTVVKNGQVSSKLSQLTKNPLAATHDFMQACATCYSWIGPGVLDYQHQAELAHRCKRDILLCRIRAAEHPVWNRVRPRPTHNFTGPFVLCKEVLETQKCKYREGCTFAYCQEEVDVWTLERKGALKRELLFDPQSPNNDRLSITCLLQLHNGMFMYLCEECYDSKPRIISKHSKEVPSTCSNPCARHPFDKNKCLVHAVRSSSVHYTKIRPLYTQCQLDVCRHAQRYGCQREDSCSFAHSVIELKCWRLQQDSGITHEEIVQESKRHWHKQEQIMHKPKPVYMPPSSSSSSGGGGGGGYCLNLKRKFVCGQCWRDGLVSEPDKALKYCAAKARHSWTKECRVLLVKFFEGKKWVMVRTLPFAKTYPQQYDICAHVVKQKKCHYIGNCAFAHSEEEKQVWTYMKNNGLKDMQQMYDMWLTMTNQNHLRDDTLNTQPVEEKQIVMPTDYAEPMSGFHCRLCGRHSNSERQWQQHISSEKHKDRVFSCEGEDESLTWTYRFPGLRLALCPRLESGCPEGVSCDYAHSVEELVEWQERREFLRRKLAKARKDMLIRPDEFDFGKYNFLLQD is encoded by the exons ATGGACATGGACCGTCAAAAGCGCCAGGAGGGCATTCAGAACGCCCTGGGATTCATACA GTCTTCTTTGCCTTATCCAAAGCCTGAAGGCTATAAG GGGTTTCTGACCCAGTTGGTGTGTGACCTGCTGGATGAGGGGAATGCAATGTTCAGGGAGGGTGAGTGGCAGCAGGCCATAAAGGACTTCAGTGAGGGTGTTAACGTGGCCCACTATGCCCAGGCTGAGTCTCTAGAAATTCCCTCAGCCCTGCTGGAGAGTCTGTATTTCAACAGGGCAGCAGCCTACCACAGCATG gggGAGTATGAGCAGGGTGTGCAGGACTGTGACAGTGCGCTGGCTCTGTGCAAAGACAGTTGCAGGGCACTCTACAGGAAGGCTCTATGCCTGCGGGAGCTGGGCCGTTTCAGAGAGGCCTACAACTGCAGCACGGGCTGCCTGCTCACTACGCCTAAC GACAAACATGTGTATGAGTTGGCACAGGAGCTAGCTAACAAACTGGGCCTGAAGATACGCAAAGCCTACATTAGCACACAG GAGTCGGCCAAATCTGAGAAAAGTAATGGGAACTCAGCTCATTTTGCAGGAGAG ATGTATGGCAGTGGTCTGGATTCCTTAAGTGACATCTCATCAG TTGGTATCTCCTGCAAGCCTCTATCCACCGCTATCCCAGTTAGTGATGAATCCTctccctctggtcctctggtCTACTCCAAACTTCTGGGTAGCCCTGTCCAAGGCCCCCGGCGGTTGCCCATCTCTGTGCCTGAGTCGGAGAACCTGGGTGACAGTGAGCTGATGGGAGACGATCTAGacagcctgctggactgt ATTCCCCCCCAACGTGCCTTTCCCATCATCCTCCCCAGCTCAGCTTGTGTCCCCATCCAGCTCCCATTTCCCTCACGCCTGCCCGCCCCCTCGCCCCGGCTCCCCCCAGCCTTCTTCAACTCAGCCATCAGCCAGCTCAACTCTCTGGACACATTCCCAGGCATGGGTGGGGGGGATGCCCTGGGTGCTCTGAAATCTTTAGATGGCCTTGATGCACTAGACTCTCTAGATACTTTAAACAACCTGGACACCCTTTCAGGCCTTGGTGGTGGGGATGCCCCGGCTCCCACAACAGCACTCTATTCACTTGATGCCTTAGATGCCCTTGACAGTTTCTACCCACTTGGGGGTGCAATAGCAGCCAAAccagtggtggtggggggaggggggctggACTCCCTCTCTGAGTTCAACCTGCCTG GTGCAAGAATCTCCCACAATGTTCTCTCTGCAACACGTTCGCCCAAGAAGTCCAACCACACA GTGGTAAAGAATGGCCAGGTCTCCTCCAAGCTTTCTCAGCTGACCAAGAACCCCCTAGCAGCCACCCATGACTTCATGCAGGCCTGTGCCACGTGCTACAGCTGGATAG gtcCAGGGGTCCTGGACTACCAGCACCAGGCAGAATTGGCCCACCGTTGTAAGCGGGACATTCTTCTGTGCAGGATCAGGGCTGCAGAGCACCCTGTCTGGAACAGGGTGCGACCCCGCCCCACGCACAATTTTACTGGGCCGTTTGTGCTCTGCAAAG AGGTGCTGGAGACTCAGAAGTGTAAGTACAGGGAGGGCTGTACGTTTGCCTACTGCCAGGAGGAGGTAGATGTGTGGACCCTGGAGAGGAAGGGAGCCCTGAAGAGAGAGCTGTTGTTTGACCCGCAGAGCCCCAACAATGACAGGCTCAGCATCACATGCCTGCTGCAGCTCCACAACGGCATGTTCATGTACCTCTGtgag gaGTGCTATGACAGTAAGCCCAGGATCATCAGTAAGCACAGTAAGGAGGTGCCGTCCACCTGCTCCAACCCCTGCGCCCGACACCCATTCGACAAAAACAA GTGCCTGGTGCATGCGGTGAGGTCCAGCAGCGTGCACTACACTAAGATCCGCCCGCTGTACACCCAGTGCCAGTTGGACGTGTGCCGCCATGCCCAGCGCTACGGCTGCCAGCGAGAGGACAGCTGCTCTTTTGCCCACTCTGTCATAGAGCTCAagtgctggaggctgcagcaaGACTCTG GCATCACTCATGAAGAAATTGTTCAGGAATCAAAGCGACACTGGCATAAACAGGAGCAGATCATGCACAAACCCAAG CCGGTGTACATGCCACCATCATCTTCATCCTCaagtggtggaggtgggggaggaggctATTGCTTGAACCTGAAGAGGAAGTTTGTTTGTGGTCAGTGCTGGAGGGACGGGCTGGTCAGCGAGCCGGACAAAGCGCTTAAGTACTGTGCAGCCAAGGCCAGGCACAG ttgGACGAAGGAGTGTCGGGTACTGTTGGTGAAGTTCTTCGAGGGAAAGAAGTGGGTGATGGTGCGGACGTTGCCTTTTGCCAAGACCTACCCCCAGCAGTATGAC ATATGTGCCCATGTGGTGAAGCAGAAGAAGTGCCACTACATTGGGAACTGTGCCTTTGCCCACAGTGAAGAGGAGAAGCAAGTATGGACTTATATGAAGAACAATGGCT TGAAGGATATGCAGCAGATGTACGACATGTGGCTTACAATGACGAATCAAAACCATCTGCGGGATGACACCCTGAACACCCAACCCGTAGAGGAGAAGCAAATTGTCATGCCAACCGACTATGCCGAGCCAATG AGCGGCTTCCACTGTCGTCTGTGTGGGAGGCATAGTAACAGCGAGCGCCAGTGGCAGCAGCACATCTCCTCAGAGAAACA